The sequence CAACAAACTCAAAAACTCTGCCATCATGCTCGTAAATTTCATTGACTGGGTCAATCGTAGTGCCTGCGACATCGCTCACAACGGCGCGACTCTCTTTTACAAGGGCGTTTAGAAGTGAGCTTTTGCCGACATTTACGCGGCCTATTATGCCAACTCTTATATTTTTGCTCTCATAGTCTATCTCGTCGCTTAGCTCGCCCTCGTCGTTATAGTTTTCTAAAAAATCATCAAAATCTTCACTCGTATCGGCCTTTATCTGCACTTTGTCCTCTATGTGCTTTACTAGCCACATGCTAAGCTCATCTATGCCTGTGTTGTGGCTTACGGAAATTCCAAAGGAATTTTTCGCGCCAAAGCTTATAAATTCCCACTCCCTTTGTTCGTCTTTTTTACTGTCAATTTTATTGATGACTAGAGCGATTGGTAAATTTAGCTTGCTAAGCTCGTAAAAAATGGTTCTATCCTCGTCATCTGGCATCATTTTGCCATCGACCATGTATAAAATGACGTCTGAATTTCTAGCCTCTGCTAAGGTCTTTGCTTTTACATTTTTAAAAAGCTCGCTACTATCATCAAGGCCACCACTGTCGATTAAAATGCACTCTTTGCTCTCAACCTCGATCTTAGCTTTTTTCGTATCTCTTGTCGTGCCGCTAACATCACTTGTTATAGCGATACGACGACCAGCTAAGCGGTTAAAAAGTGAGCTTTTGCCGACATTTGGCTTGCCTACTAATATTACTTTTTGCAAATTTTGTCCTTTTCGTGATGGCTGATTATACAAATTTTTGACTTATATAAAGTATAAAAATTTGCTTAAAAGCGCCAAAATAAAAGAAAAAATCAACCAAAATTTAAGCCACTTTTCATTAAAATGGCTACTTTAATTTTAAAGGTCTTGTGATGTTAAAAAGGTTTTATATTTCGCATCTTGGCATTTTTTATATGCTCTTTGCTTGCTTTATGTTTGCTGTTACTGGCGCATTTGCAAAGTATCTTAGCAAGGATATGCCATCTATCGAAGTTGTATTTTTTAGAAATCTAATAGGTCTTTTTATCGTCATTTATGCCATTTATAGATTTCCATTTAAGCAAGCCGGCGGACATTTTTTCTTGCTGATGTTTCGTGGTTTTGTGGGCACGGTCGCACTTTTTGCTTTTTTTTACAATGTCGCTCATGTAAATTTGGCCACAGCTTTTACATTTCAAAAGACAAATCCAATCTTTACAGCCATCCTCGCAGCTTTTATTTTCAAAGAGCGTCTAAGCTCACTTGGCTGGTTTGCTGTATTTTTGGGATTTGGTGGAATTTTGCTTGTCATCCAGCCAAATTTAGGCATAAGCAAGACTGATATTATCGGTGTTTGGAGTGGCCTTGGTGCGGCGATAGCATACACAAGCGTAAAGGAGCTAAACAAGAGTTACGGCACGAACGTTATCGTGCTAAGTTTTATGCTTTGGGGCTCGTTTTTGCCACTTATTTGTATGGGTTTGGCAGAATTTTTCACCTATGAGCCACTTGATTTTTTGTTTTCAAAATTTAGCATACCAAGCTGGTATAACGTTGTTTTTATCTTGCTAATGGGGCTTAGCGGATATTTTTTTCAGTCGTACATGACAAAGGCGTTCGCGGTTGGTAAAAAGGCTGGTGTGATCGCTGCGGTTAGCTACGCAGACGTTATTTTCACGCTTATAATTGGCTATTTTATGGGCGATGCGTTACCAAATCACCTAGCACTTATAGGTATCATACTTGTCGTGGTTAGTGGAATTTTAGTTGTGAAAGAAAAATAAAGGAGAAAAAATGATACTAATAGCAGGGCCTTGCGTCATCGAGAGCGAGCAGCTTGTCTTTGACGTGGCAAAAAGGCTAGTAAAATTTAACGAAGATAAGCGGATAGATTTTTATTTCAAATCAAGCTTTGACAAGGCAAATCGCACGAGTATAAGCTCGTTTCGCGGGCCCGGACTTGAAAAAGGGTGCGAAATTTTAGCTAAGGTAAAAAAAGAATTCGGTTTTAAAATTTTGACCGATATTCACGAGAGCTATCAGGCTAGTCCTGTAGGCGAGGTCGCGGACGTGCTGCAAATACCTGCATTTTTATGCCGCCAGACCGATCTGCTCGTGGCTGCGGCTAAGACAAAATCGGTCGTAAATATCAAAAAAGGGCAGTTTTTAGCGGCGTCTGCGATGAAGCATTCGGTCAAAAAAGTGCTAGAAACGCGCGGCGTAAAGGGCGAGGGATACGAGGTCGCTAAACAAAACGGCGTATGGCTAACGGAGCGAGGCAGCACCTTCGGCTACGGAAATTTAGTCGTAGATATGCGAAATTTGGTGCTAATGCGCGAATTTGCGCCGGTGATTTTCGACGCGACTCACAGCGTGCAGATGCCGTCGGCTTTGGGTGAGAAAAGCGGCGGGGACGCGAGATTCGTGCCGTATCTAGCGCGAGCTGCGGCGGCTGCTGGCGTGGACGGATTTTTCTATGAGACGCATATTAATCCTTGCGAGGCGCTTTGCGACGGGCCGAATATGCTAAATTTGGACGAGCTAGACGCAAATATCGCTCAAATTTTTAAGATAAAGCAAGCTCTTGGCGATGCAAACTAAGGGATTTTTGTGGGTATTAGGCGGCGCGGTCGCCGAGTGCGGCTGGGCGTACGGACTAAAACACACCCAAAGCGCCGTAGAATTCGCGCTTACTGCCGCGTTAGTCTGCGTTAGCTTCGTGTCGTTTATAAAGGCTTTAAAATATATCCCCATTAGCGTCGCGTATACCGTATTCGTGGGGCTTGGAGCGTTTTTTATCGTGGCCGCCGAAAGCGTTAGCGAATACACCTCAAGCGGCCAGGCGCCCGATCCCTTGCGGCTATTTTTCATAGCGACGCTAGTTGCGGGCGTGCTAGGACTAAAAAGGCTAAAATCTTGATACACGTTTTAGCTCTTTTGGCGGCCGGGTGCTGCGAGGTTTCGGGCGTGTTTTTTCTAACCAAATTTCAAAAAAGCGTCGGCGTGAAAAAAGCGGCGAATTTTTTGATTTTAACCGCAAATTTCGCCCTTTCGCTCTGGCTTTTGAGCTACGCGATGCAGGCGATGGCGATGTCGGTAGCATACGCGATCTGGACTGGTATCGGAGCGATCGGAGCCGTGGGCGTCGGAGTGGTTTTTAACGGCGAAAAAATGAGCGCGCAAAAGACGTTTTATCTATCGCTAATAACGCTAAGCGCGGTAATGTTAAAGATAATCTAAAGGAGAAATTATGAAAATAATCGAAGGAAATTTGGCTTTAAAAGGCGGCGAGAAGATCGCTATAGTGGGCGCGAGATTTAACCACATCATCACTGATAGGCTGGTCGAGGGCGCGAGGGACGCGTTTTTGCGCCACGGCGGCGATGAGGCGAATTTGAGCCTCATTTTGGTGCCGGGCGCGTTTGAGATACCGATGGCGCTAGAAAAGGCGCTAGCTAGCGGTAAATTTGATGCGGTTTGCTGCGTGGGGGCGGTGATCCGCGGCTCTACGCCTCACTTTGACTACGTGAGCGCCGAGACCACCAAGGGCATCGCAAATGTCACGCTAAAATACGGCAAGCCTGTGACATTTGGCGTGCTAACGGTCGATAGCATCGAGCAAGCCATCGAGCGAGCGGGCTCAAAGGCCGGAAATAAGGGCTTTGAAGCGATGACGGGCGTAATCGAGATGCTAAGCTTATATAAAAATTTGGAGGCGTAAAATGGCGACTCGTCATCAGGTTAGGCAGGCCGTCGTTTCGCTACTATACTCAAACGAGATAAATCCGGTAACTGCTGCATTTGAAGAGGAATTTTTAGAAGAGAAAAAGATAAGAAACGAGCGAAAAAGTGAGGCGCAGCAGACTTTTAAAGAGGTGCTCGCAAATAAAGAAAAACTAGATGAAATTTTAAAGCCATATCTAAAAGACGGCGATTTTAGCAAGGTTGGTGCGACTGAGCTTGCCATTCTTAGACTTGGGCTTTATGAGATGAAATTTAGCCAAACTGATAAGGCTGTCATCATAAACGAAGCGATCGAGCTTGCGAAAGAGCTTGGAAGTGATCAGGCGCCAAAATTTATAAACGGCGTACTTGATAAGCTAAAGGGCGATCTGTGAGGCTCTGCGTCGCACTTGATATGGCTAGTCGTGAAGAGAATTTAGCCCTTGCTAGCGAGCTAAAAGGGCTTGATCTTTGGCTAAAAGTAGGGCTTAGAAGCTATCTTAGGGATGGGGCAAAATTTATAGAAGAGTTAAAAGAACTTGGAAATTTTAAAATTTTCCTCGATCTAAAGCTCTATGATATCCCAAATACGATGGCAGATGCGGCTGAAGTCGTCTCAAAAATCGGCGTAGATATGATAAATGTGCATGCTAGCGCTGGTGAACGCGCGATGAAGACAGTTATGGATAGGCTAGCTGGTCTTGGAAGCCGTCCTTTGGTGCTCGCAGTATCGGCACTTACTAGCTTTAGTGAGAGCGAATTTGACGCTGTTTATAACGATACGATCGCAAGAGCTGTTAGAAAATTTAGCCAGATGAGTTTTGAAGCAGGACTTGATGGAATGGTCTGTTCTGTTTTTGAAAGCAAGCTCATTAAAGATGTAACAAATGAAAAATTTATCACTCTTTGCCCTGGCGTTAGGCCTTTTGGAGAGAGTGCTGGAGATCAAAAAAGAGTAGCAAACTTAGTGAGTGCAAAGCAAGAGGGTAGCGACTTTATCGTTGTTGGTAGGCCGATTTATGAAAATGCAAATCCAAGAGAAATTTGTGAACGAATTTTGGAGCAAATTTAAAATTTGAGCTTATGTAAAGATGTTTTAATCATAGTTTTTATACAAAAATTTTTATAAAATGCCGCATGTTGCACAAAGATGATGTCAAAGCGAGATGGAGGGCTAAATTTGGGTGATTTAAAATCCTCTATATTAGCTAAGCGACAGAGGTGGATCTGCTGACACTCGCTACACCAATATCGCTTCCCTAAAGGATACGGATCCGGACGAGATGTTTGAGCGCATAAAGGTGCTCGGACGCGGTGGCGATAGGTGTATCCTCTATGTTTACCGTATGGTTTGCTACTATGCAAATACGCCGCACCCAGACAAAGCCAAGCTAAAATGGTGGCTTTGGAAGGACTAAATTTATAAATTTTTGTTTTAAATTTTCTATCTGAGGTCTGCAACTGTGAAATGTAAATTTAAGCAAGATATCAGCGGCGTTCAATTATAATGCGATTTCTTTTTA comes from Campylobacter concisus and encodes:
- the der gene encoding ribosome biogenesis GTPase Der — translated: MQKVILVGKPNVGKSSLFNRLAGRRIAITSDVSGTTRDTKKAKIEVESKECILIDSGGLDDSSELFKNVKAKTLAEARNSDVILYMVDGKMMPDDEDRTIFYELSKLNLPIALVINKIDSKKDEQREWEFISFGAKNSFGISVSHNTGIDELSMWLVKHIEDKVQIKADTSEDFDDFLENYNDEGELSDEIDYESKNIRVGIIGRVNVGKSSLLNALVKESRAVVSDVAGTTIDPVNEIYEHDGRVFEFVDTAGIRKRGKIEGIERYALNRTEKILEETDVALLVLDSSEPLTELDERIAGIASKFELGVIIVLNKWDKSSEEFDELCKEIKDRFKFLSYAPIISVSALGGKRVHKIYPLIIEIYKNYTQKIQTSKLNEVIGEATKAHPLPRDKGRVVKIYYAVQFKTAPIMIALIMNRPKCLHFSYKRYLTNKLRESFNLTGVPIVLIPKKRGESDENKEQ
- a CDS encoding DMT family transporter yields the protein MLKRFYISHLGIFYMLFACFMFAVTGAFAKYLSKDMPSIEVVFFRNLIGLFIVIYAIYRFPFKQAGGHFFLLMFRGFVGTVALFAFFYNVAHVNLATAFTFQKTNPIFTAILAAFIFKERLSSLGWFAVFLGFGGILLVIQPNLGISKTDIIGVWSGLGAAIAYTSVKELNKSYGTNVIVLSFMLWGSFLPLICMGLAEFFTYEPLDFLFSKFSIPSWYNVVFILLMGLSGYFFQSYMTKAFAVGKKAGVIAAVSYADVIFTLIIGYFMGDALPNHLALIGIILVVVSGILVVKEK
- the kdsA gene encoding 3-deoxy-8-phosphooctulonate synthase, with protein sequence MILIAGPCVIESEQLVFDVAKRLVKFNEDKRIDFYFKSSFDKANRTSISSFRGPGLEKGCEILAKVKKEFGFKILTDIHESYQASPVGEVADVLQIPAFLCRQTDLLVAAAKTKSVVNIKKGQFLAASAMKHSVKKVLETRGVKGEGYEVAKQNGVWLTERGSTFGYGNLVVDMRNLVLMREFAPVIFDATHSVQMPSALGEKSGGDARFVPYLARAAAAAGVDGFFYETHINPCEALCDGPNMLNLDELDANIAQIFKIKQALGDAN
- a CDS encoding DMT family transporter — translated: MQTKGFLWVLGGAVAECGWAYGLKHTQSAVEFALTAALVCVSFVSFIKALKYIPISVAYTVFVGLGAFFIVAAESVSEYTSSGQAPDPLRLFFIATLVAGVLGLKRLKS
- a CDS encoding DMT family transporter, producing MIHVLALLAAGCCEVSGVFFLTKFQKSVGVKKAANFLILTANFALSLWLLSYAMQAMAMSVAYAIWTGIGAIGAVGVGVVFNGEKMSAQKTFYLSLITLSAVMLKII
- the ribH gene encoding 6,7-dimethyl-8-ribityllumazine synthase, translating into MKIIEGNLALKGGEKIAIVGARFNHIITDRLVEGARDAFLRHGGDEANLSLILVPGAFEIPMALEKALASGKFDAVCCVGAVIRGSTPHFDYVSAETTKGIANVTLKYGKPVTFGVLTVDSIEQAIERAGSKAGNKGFEAMTGVIEMLSLYKNLEA
- the nusB gene encoding transcription antitermination factor NusB, encoding MATRHQVRQAVVSLLYSNEINPVTAAFEEEFLEEKKIRNERKSEAQQTFKEVLANKEKLDEILKPYLKDGDFSKVGATELAILRLGLYEMKFSQTDKAVIINEAIELAKELGSDQAPKFINGVLDKLKGDL
- the pyrF gene encoding orotidine-5'-phosphate decarboxylase encodes the protein MRLCVALDMASREENLALASELKGLDLWLKVGLRSYLRDGAKFIEELKELGNFKIFLDLKLYDIPNTMADAAEVVSKIGVDMINVHASAGERAMKTVMDRLAGLGSRPLVLAVSALTSFSESEFDAVYNDTIARAVRKFSQMSFEAGLDGMVCSVFESKLIKDVTNEKFITLCPGVRPFGESAGDQKRVANLVSAKQEGSDFIVVGRPIYENANPREICERILEQI